In a genomic window of Sphingomonas koreensis:
- a CDS encoding serine hydrolase domain-containing protein yields MIRRVLTFAALLFAAPSHAQSADDTAKLAEFKAFATAFRKERAVLSLSYAIVKDGRIVAAEGVGWQDHDAEERATGDTSYLVASMTKTFTGATLLQMDADKVIRLDDEFTTLSDWKERCDRLTKSGNMFGGGVKLEDGYVPPKLDCAAKISVRQVLQMRVLGTPGSNFMYNPVVFGRLANWVEEKTGKPLEHWVRLYVIDKAGLKDIAAGWRDPKGGAALLNLAPPFTSGKNGWDSLAPTPLPNPEMNASSGIIASARSLAEYSLALDQGRILPPALRAKMWTPPTDPDGKPAGYAYGWWTQNWRGQQLVWHGGWWPDAYAGFLLKVPRKGLTLVALGNTDGLHWGNRTQVAEIEKSSLALKFLDLFAAN; encoded by the coding sequence ATGATTCGCCGGGTTCTGACCTTCGCCGCGCTGCTGTTTGCCGCGCCGTCCCATGCACAATCCGCTGACGACACCGCGAAGCTCGCCGAGTTCAAGGCGTTCGCGACCGCGTTCCGCAAGGAGCGCGCGGTGCTCAGCCTGTCCTATGCCATCGTCAAGGATGGCAGGATCGTCGCGGCCGAGGGGGTCGGCTGGCAGGATCACGATGCCGAGGAGCGCGCGACCGGCGATACGAGCTACCTCGTTGCGTCGATGACCAAGACCTTCACCGGCGCGACGCTGTTGCAGATGGACGCGGACAAGGTGATCCGCCTCGACGACGAATTCACCACCCTCTCCGACTGGAAGGAGCGGTGCGACCGGCTGACCAAGAGCGGTAATATGTTCGGTGGCGGGGTGAAGCTGGAAGACGGCTATGTCCCGCCCAAGCTCGACTGCGCCGCGAAGATCAGCGTTCGGCAGGTGCTGCAGATGCGCGTGCTGGGCACGCCGGGCAGCAACTTCATGTACAATCCGGTGGTGTTCGGGCGACTGGCCAACTGGGTCGAGGAGAAGACCGGCAAGCCGCTGGAACATTGGGTGCGGCTTTATGTGATCGACAAGGCGGGCCTCAAGGATATCGCCGCGGGCTGGCGCGATCCCAAGGGCGGGGCTGCGTTGCTCAACCTCGCGCCGCCGTTCACCAGCGGCAAGAATGGGTGGGACAGTCTGGCGCCGACGCCGTTGCCCAATCCCGAGATGAACGCGTCGAGCGGGATCATCGCGAGCGCGCGCAGCCTGGCCGAATATTCGCTGGCGCTCGATCAGGGGCGGATCCTGCCTCCGGCGTTGCGCGCGAAGATGTGGACGCCGCCGACCGATCCCGATGGCAAACCCGCCGGATATGCCTATGGCTGGTGGACGCAGAACTGGCGCGGGCAGCAGCTGGTATGGCATGGCGGGTGGTGGCCCGACGCCTATGCCGGGTTCCTGCTCAAGGTGCCGCGCAAGGGGCTGACTTTGGTGGCGCTGGGCAACACCGACGGGCTGCACTGGGGCAATCGCACCCAGGTGGCGGAGATCGAGAAGAGTTCGCTGGCGCTCAAATTCCTCGACCTGTTTGCGGCGAACTGA
- a CDS encoding DUF938 domain-containing protein — translation MADPTPWIAAEDKGAARKHAPATLRNREAIAAVLAQVLPEAGLVLEVASGSGEHCAYFAGRFPALRWQPSDPEPSALTSIASWCAGLANVAEPLAIDAAAADWPVERADALLCINMVHISPWEATLGLVEGAARVLPDGAPLILYGPYRRAEVETAPSNAAFDASLKARDPRWGLRDVADVTAAAAERGLAFERLAEMPANNIMLVYRR, via the coding sequence ATGGCCGATCCGACGCCATGGATCGCCGCCGAGGATAAAGGCGCGGCACGCAAGCATGCCCCGGCGACACTGCGTAACCGCGAGGCGATCGCGGCGGTGCTGGCACAGGTGTTGCCGGAAGCGGGCCTGGTCCTGGAAGTGGCGAGCGGGAGCGGGGAGCATTGCGCCTATTTCGCCGGGCGTTTCCCCGCGCTGCGCTGGCAACCGAGCGATCCCGAGCCGTCGGCACTGACTTCGATCGCGTCGTGGTGTGCCGGACTGGCGAACGTCGCTGAGCCGCTCGCGATCGATGCGGCGGCTGCGGACTGGCCCGTCGAGCGCGCCGATGCGCTGCTGTGCATCAACATGGTGCATATCAGCCCGTGGGAAGCGACGCTGGGGCTGGTCGAAGGCGCGGCGCGGGTGTTGCCGGATGGCGCGCCGCTGATCCTCTACGGCCCCTATCGCCGGGCGGAGGTGGAGACGGCGCCATCGAACGCGGCGTTCGATGCCTCGCTCAAGGCGCGCGATCCGCGCTGGGGACTGCGCGATGTCGCGGATGTGACTGCGGCCGCCGCGGAGCGCGGGCTGGCGTTCGAGCGGCTGGCAGAGATGCCGGCGAACAACATCATGCTGGTCTATCGCCGTTAG
- a CDS encoding DMT family transporter → MSSDRIMLGLGLRLLAILMLSTMGALIKLVETHGAHLVEIMLFRQFFAIPFVLAWVMMGPGLASLKTRHFGLHVSRSAVGLTGMVFNFGSVLLLPLAEATTFGFTVPIFATILGALVLKERTGWHRWGAVLAGFVGVLIVTQPGSGHIPLGGALVGLTAALFVAIVAIQLRQMGRTESPATTVFWFSTLSVPPLLIGYAFVAAPHDWQTFALLILIGFVGGAAQLALTASLRFAPVSAVVPMDYSSLIWATLYGYLLFGVLPGSWTWVGAPIIIASGLYIVWRERQRGLRATPVATDEKA, encoded by the coding sequence ATGTCATCGGATCGCATCATGCTCGGCCTCGGCCTGCGCCTGCTTGCGATCCTGATGCTCTCGACGATGGGCGCGCTGATCAAACTGGTCGAGACGCACGGCGCGCATCTGGTCGAGATCATGTTGTTCCGCCAGTTCTTCGCGATCCCCTTCGTCCTCGCCTGGGTGATGATGGGGCCGGGCCTCGCCTCGCTGAAGACGCGGCATTTCGGGCTTCATGTCAGCCGCTCGGCGGTGGGCCTCACCGGCATGGTGTTCAATTTCGGCTCGGTGCTGCTGCTCCCGCTCGCCGAAGCCACCACCTTCGGCTTCACCGTGCCGATCTTCGCCACGATCCTCGGCGCGCTGGTGCTCAAGGAGCGGACCGGCTGGCACCGCTGGGGCGCCGTGCTCGCGGGGTTCGTCGGCGTGCTGATCGTCACCCAGCCGGGCAGCGGGCACATCCCGCTCGGCGGCGCGCTCGTCGGCCTCACTGCCGCGCTGTTCGTCGCCATCGTCGCGATCCAGCTGCGGCAGATGGGCCGCACCGAAAGCCCGGCCACCACCGTCTTCTGGTTCTCGACCCTCTCCGTCCCGCCGCTCTTGATCGGCTACGCCTTCGTCGCCGCGCCGCACGACTGGCAGACCTTCGCGTTGCTGATCCTGATCGGCTTCGTCGGCGGCGCTGCCCAGCTCGCGCTCACCGCCTCGCTGCGCTTCGCCCCGGTCTCGGCGGTGGTGCCGATGGATTATTCCAGCCTGATCTGGGCGACGCTCTACGGCTATCTGCTGTTCGGCGTGCTCCCCGGCTCCTGGACCTGGGTCGGTGCGCCGATCATCATCGCCAGCGGCCTCTACATCGTCTGGCGCGAACGCCAGCGCGGCCTTCGCGCCACCCCGGTCGCGACCGACGAGAAGGCCTAA
- a CDS encoding aminoacyl--tRNA ligase-related protein, whose amino-acid sequence MIKHALNVTREADFAAWYQAVISEADLAEESGVRGCMIMRPWGYGIWERIQRLLDDRIKGVGYDNAYFPLFIPLSYFEKEAEHVDGFAKEMAVVTHHRLVGDGKGGLTPDPEAKLEEPLVVRPTSETVIGTAFSRWVQSWRDLPVQVNQWANVVRWEMRTRMFLRTAEFLWQEAHAAYASAEQAREQTMVGLEVYRSFAEDVAAMPVIAGEKPENERFPGAVATFSIEAMMQDGKALQAGTSHFLGTNFASAQNIRFQNANGEFELANTISWGMSTRMIGGIIMVHGDDDGLRVPPRLAPWQVVIVPMLRDSDEDAALLDYCEGLKAELVKQSAFGEPVRVLLDTRAAKAANKRWGWVKKGAPVVIEVGGRDMAGGNVSMIRRDRLYREDGKLDSAILAKGDFVAQAAGLLEEIQTALHSQARTKLDANIVRGVDSFDALKAHFEGSGKYPGWVEVQWAKPTGEELDKAVERIKALKLTFRNVPLDAAPADGTCMFTGRPAVERILVARAY is encoded by the coding sequence ATGATCAAGCACGCACTGAACGTCACCCGCGAAGCGGACTTCGCCGCCTGGTATCAGGCTGTCATCTCGGAAGCCGATCTGGCCGAGGAGTCGGGGGTGCGCGGCTGCATGATCATGCGGCCATGGGGCTACGGCATCTGGGAGCGGATACAGCGCCTGCTCGACGACCGCATCAAGGGCGTCGGCTATGACAATGCCTATTTCCCGCTGTTCATCCCGCTGTCCTATTTCGAGAAGGAAGCCGAGCATGTTGACGGCTTCGCCAAGGAGATGGCGGTGGTCACGCACCACCGGCTGGTCGGCGACGGCAAGGGCGGCCTGACCCCCGATCCCGAGGCGAAGCTGGAGGAACCGCTGGTCGTGCGCCCGACGTCGGAGACGGTGATCGGCACGGCGTTCTCGCGCTGGGTACAGTCGTGGCGCGACCTGCCCGTGCAAGTGAACCAATGGGCCAACGTGGTGCGTTGGGAGATGCGCACGCGCATGTTCCTGCGCACCGCCGAATTCCTGTGGCAGGAGGCGCACGCCGCCTATGCCAGCGCCGAACAGGCGCGCGAGCAGACGATGGTGGGCCTCGAAGTCTATCGCAGCTTTGCCGAGGACGTCGCGGCGATGCCGGTGATCGCGGGGGAGAAGCCGGAGAATGAGCGCTTCCCCGGCGCGGTCGCGACCTTCTCGATCGAGGCGATGATGCAGGACGGCAAGGCGCTGCAGGCCGGCACCAGCCATTTCCTGGGCACCAATTTCGCCTCGGCGCAGAATATCCGCTTCCAGAATGCGAATGGCGAGTTCGAACTGGCCAACACGATCAGCTGGGGCATGTCGACGCGCATGATCGGCGGCATCATCATGGTACATGGCGACGATGACGGCCTGCGCGTTCCGCCGCGGCTCGCGCCGTGGCAGGTGGTGATCGTGCCGATGCTGCGTGACAGCGACGAGGATGCCGCGCTGCTCGACTATTGCGAGGGGCTTAAGGCCGAGCTGGTGAAGCAGAGCGCGTTCGGCGAGCCGGTGCGCGTGCTGCTCGACACCCGCGCGGCCAAGGCGGCGAACAAGCGCTGGGGCTGGGTCAAGAAGGGCGCGCCGGTGGTGATCGAGGTCGGCGGCCGCGACATGGCGGGCGGCAACGTCTCGATGATCCGCCGCGACCGGCTGTACCGCGAGGACGGCAAGCTCGACAGCGCGATCCTGGCCAAGGGCGATTTCGTCGCGCAGGCGGCGGGGCTGCTGGAGGAGATCCAGACCGCGCTGCACAGCCAGGCGCGCACCAAGCTGGACGCCAACATCGTCCGCGGGGTCGACAGCTTCGACGCGCTCAAGGCGCATTTCGAAGGCTCGGGCAAATATCCCGGCTGGGTCGAGGTGCAATGGGCGAAGCCGACCGGCGAAGAGCTGGACAAGGCGGTCGAGCGGATCAAGGCGCTGAAGCTCACCTTCCGCAACGTGCCGCTGGACGCGGCGCCGGCGGACGGGACCTGCATGTTCACCGGCCGCCCGGCGGTCGAGCGGATCCTGGTCGCGCGCGCCTATTGA
- the glpD gene encoding glycerol-3-phosphate dehydrogenase, with translation MTYDLLIAGGGINGCAIAREASLLGLSVLLVEKDDLAAHTSSASSKLIHGGLRYLETYEFRLVREALHERERMLAAAPHLIHPMAFVLPHAHSVRPWWMVRAGLYLYDLLGLGSSLPRSRALRRDDPRLAPIAHNVGGFLYWDAQVDDAALVRANAADAVANGAQVETGVAVTGAERGGMGWHVFLSDRRTIDTRAIVNATGPWVKAFLDTIRIRTTSGLRLIKGSHIVVPALWEGDHAYILQQPDRRVVFATPWRGGTMIGTTDVPVERPEDAGITSAEIDYLCAAANRYFRRQIAPADVTGTWSGIRALYDDGKDEARTITRDYVLELDTSSAPILSVFGGKITTARALGEHALAKLAPALGFTARPVTRDRPLP, from the coding sequence GTGACCTACGACCTTCTCATCGCCGGCGGCGGCATCAACGGCTGCGCGATCGCACGCGAGGCCTCGCTGCTCGGCCTGTCGGTGCTGCTGGTCGAGAAGGACGATCTCGCCGCGCACACCTCCTCCGCCTCCAGCAAGCTGATCCATGGCGGGCTGCGCTACCTCGAAACCTATGAGTTCCGTCTGGTGCGTGAAGCGCTGCACGAACGCGAGCGGATGCTCGCCGCCGCGCCGCACCTGATCCATCCGATGGCGTTCGTCCTGCCGCATGCGCACAGCGTCCGCCCCTGGTGGATGGTCCGCGCGGGCCTCTATCTCTACGATCTGCTCGGTCTCGGCTCGTCGCTGCCGCGCTCGCGCGCGCTGCGCCGCGACGATCCCCGACTCGCACCGATCGCTCACAATGTCGGCGGGTTTCTCTATTGGGATGCGCAGGTCGATGATGCCGCGCTGGTTCGTGCCAATGCCGCCGACGCCGTTGCCAATGGCGCGCAAGTCGAAACCGGAGTCGCCGTCACCGGGGCCGAACGCGGCGGCATGGGCTGGCATGTCTTCCTCAGCGACCGCCGCACCATCGACACCCGCGCCATCGTCAACGCAACCGGTCCGTGGGTGAAGGCCTTTCTCGACACGATCCGCATCCGCACCACCAGCGGCCTGCGCCTCATCAAGGGCAGCCACATCGTCGTGCCGGCTTTGTGGGAGGGCGATCACGCCTATATCCTGCAACAGCCCGACCGCCGCGTGGTGTTCGCGACGCCGTGGCGCGGCGGCACGATGATCGGCACCACCGACGTGCCGGTCGAGCGGCCCGAGGACGCCGGAATCACTTCGGCCGAGATCGACTATCTATGCGCCGCCGCGAACCGCTATTTCCGCCGGCAGATCGCTCCCGCCGATGTCACCGGCACCTGGTCGGGCATCCGGGCGCTGTACGACGACGGCAAGGACGAGGCGCGCACGATCACCCGCGACTATGTGCTCGAACTCGATACGAGCAGCGCGCCGATCCTGTCGGTGTTCGGCGGCAAGATCACCACTGCCCGCGCCCTTGGCGAGCACGCGCTGGCAAAGCTCGCCCCCGCGCTGGGCTTCACGGCCCGGCCGGTCACGCGCGACCGGCCGCTGCCCTGA
- the rnr gene encoding ribonuclease R produces the protein MAKQSKAKKPAPGMPTRQQILDFITSSDQPAGKREIARAFGLAGQEKITLKALLRDMADEGLIDSAPGRAFHKMGGVPKVTVLRVTDADGDTVWAVPERWEAEGVPVPRLRVRERGKHGALAVGDRILARTEEAGSGLIAHPMKKLARGEEAVLGVVKEEGGRLYLHGLEKKERNSFVISERNGAEPGDLVMAEKSGRGPRIFAKVTEVLGDPFAPRSFSLIAIHKHSIPNVFSEELLAEAERVAKQDLGKGREDLRHIPIVAIDPSDARDHDDAVWAAPDDDPKNEGGWKAIVAIADVSFYVRPGSLLDREARKRGNSVYFPDRVVPMLPEILSADVCSLKQGVDRAAMACHLQISDKGEIKGWRFTRAVVRLAANIAYEDAQAAIDAAGEKADVTSSPCGMPAEELAGVDPALVDSTLRPLWACWRALNKAREKREPLDLDLPERRIMLDEKGRILSVAPRERLDAHKLIEDYMIAANVAAAKALEARKAPVMYRVHEPPSREKLVALKEYLKTLEVEFALGQVIRPGTFNHVIARVAEAEFREEVMIQVLRTQTQAYYGPQNAGHFGLALGSYAHFTSPIRRYADLVVHRALVESNKLGPGGELPTDAEMAKTGEVISQLERRAMEAERETVDRYVAAYLSAHVGEVMEARITGVQNFGFFATVDGVGGDGLVPARDLGREYFRYDEAAQKLVGEETGEEFCLGQRLPLRLVEANPVSGALRFELPDGKGSGSGPRPERPRKPGPPRALKRRGRPANIKHQGKKR, from the coding sequence ATGGCAAAACAGAGCAAAGCAAAGAAGCCCGCGCCCGGCATGCCGACGCGGCAACAGATTCTCGATTTCATTACCTCTTCCGATCAGCCCGCGGGCAAGCGCGAGATTGCGCGCGCCTTCGGGCTGGCGGGGCAGGAGAAGATCACGCTCAAGGCGCTGCTGCGCGACATGGCCGACGAAGGCCTGATCGACAGCGCGCCCGGCCGCGCCTTCCACAAGATGGGCGGCGTACCCAAGGTCACCGTGCTGCGCGTGACCGACGCCGATGGCGATACCGTCTGGGCGGTGCCCGAACGCTGGGAGGCCGAGGGCGTCCCCGTGCCGCGGCTGCGCGTGCGCGAACGCGGCAAGCATGGCGCGCTGGCCGTGGGCGACCGCATCCTGGCGCGGACCGAAGAAGCCGGAAGCGGGCTGATCGCGCATCCGATGAAGAAGCTCGCCCGCGGCGAGGAAGCGGTGCTGGGCGTCGTCAAGGAGGAGGGCGGACGGCTCTATCTCCACGGCTTGGAGAAGAAGGAGCGCAACAGCTTCGTCATCTCCGAGCGTAACGGCGCCGAGCCGGGCGATCTGGTCATGGCGGAGAAGAGCGGGCGCGGTCCGCGCATCTTCGCCAAGGTGACCGAAGTGCTGGGCGATCCGTTCGCCCCGCGCAGCTTCAGCCTGATCGCGATCCACAAGCACAGCATCCCGAACGTGTTCTCGGAGGAACTGCTTGCGGAAGCCGAGCGGGTCGCGAAGCAGGATCTGGGCAAGGGGCGCGAGGATCTGCGCCATATCCCGATCGTGGCGATCGATCCCTCCGACGCGCGCGACCATGACGACGCGGTTTGGGCGGCGCCCGACGACGATCCCAAGAACGAGGGCGGGTGGAAGGCGATCGTCGCGATTGCGGACGTCAGCTTCTATGTCCGTCCCGGATCGCTGCTCGACCGCGAGGCGCGCAAGCGGGGCAATTCGGTCTATTTCCCCGACCGCGTCGTGCCGATGCTGCCCGAAATCCTGTCGGCGGATGTGTGTTCGCTGAAGCAGGGCGTCGATCGCGCGGCGATGGCGTGCCACCTGCAGATTTCGGACAAGGGCGAGATCAAGGGCTGGCGCTTCACGCGGGCGGTGGTGCGGCTCGCGGCGAACATCGCCTATGAGGACGCGCAGGCGGCGATCGATGCGGCGGGCGAGAAGGCGGACGTCACCTCTTCGCCGTGCGGGATGCCCGCGGAGGAACTGGCCGGAGTCGATCCGGCGCTGGTCGATTCGACGCTGCGGCCGCTCTGGGCGTGCTGGCGCGCGCTCAACAAGGCGCGCGAGAAGCGCGAGCCATTGGACCTCGACCTTCCCGAACGGCGGATCATGCTCGACGAGAAGGGGCGCATCCTCTCGGTCGCGCCGCGCGAGCGGCTCGACGCGCACAAGCTGATCGAGGATTACATGATCGCCGCCAACGTCGCGGCCGCCAAGGCGCTGGAAGCGCGCAAGGCGCCGGTGATGTACCGTGTCCACGAGCCGCCGAGCCGCGAGAAGCTGGTCGCGCTCAAGGAGTATCTGAAGACGCTGGAGGTCGAGTTCGCGCTGGGGCAGGTGATCCGTCCGGGCACGTTCAACCATGTCATCGCGCGCGTGGCCGAGGCCGAGTTCCGCGAAGAGGTGATGATCCAGGTGCTGCGCACCCAGACCCAGGCCTATTACGGGCCGCAGAATGCGGGGCATTTCGGCCTCGCGCTGGGCAGCTATGCGCACTTCACCTCGCCGATCCGGCGTTATGCCGATCTGGTCGTGCACCGCGCGCTGGTCGAATCGAACAAGCTTGGGCCGGGCGGCGAACTGCCCACCGATGCCGAAATGGCGAAGACCGGCGAGGTCATCAGTCAGCTCGAGCGGCGGGCGATGGAGGCCGAGCGCGAGACGGTCGACCGCTATGTCGCCGCGTATCTGTCGGCGCATGTCGGCGAGGTGATGGAGGCGCGGATCACCGGGGTGCAGAATTTCGGCTTCTTCGCCACGGTCGACGGCGTCGGTGGCGACGGGCTGGTGCCGGCACGTGACCTGGGGCGCGAATATTTCCGCTATGACGAGGCGGCGCAGAAGCTGGTGGGCGAGGAGACCGGTGAGGAATTCTGCCTTGGGCAGCGGCTGCCGCTAAGACTGGTCGAAGCCAACCCGGTATCCGGCGCGCTGCGCTTCGAATTGCCCGACGGCAAAGGCAGCGGGTCCGGGCCGCGGCCCGAGCGGCCGCGCAAGCCGGGGCCGCCGCGCGCGCTCAAGCGTCGCGGGCGGCCGGCGAACATCAAGCATCAGGGCAAGAAGCGATAA